The following proteins are co-located in the Fimbriiglobus ruber genome:
- a CDS encoding NUDIX hydrolase, protein MKRDTVETHVMIQSVRQAAAVPVRDGLVCLVTSRNGRRWVFPKGGIELGQTAAEAALVESWEEAGLVGTLGDGPVGSYHYKKNGFNYHVTVFVMRVSAEKAEWPERATRKREWVTVEEAISRIDEPDLRDLLRGVSQSSSEVVGRI, encoded by the coding sequence ATGAAGCGTGACACCGTCGAGACCCACGTCATGATTCAATCGGTTCGTCAAGCCGCCGCCGTGCCGGTCCGCGACGGGTTGGTTTGTCTGGTCACGTCGCGAAACGGGCGTCGGTGGGTTTTCCCCAAAGGCGGGATCGAACTCGGCCAGACCGCCGCCGAGGCGGCTTTAGTGGAGTCGTGGGAAGAAGCCGGGTTAGTTGGGACGCTGGGAGACGGACCCGTCGGCAGCTATCACTACAAAAAAAATGGGTTCAATTATCACGTCACGGTTTTCGTCATGCGAGTGTCGGCGGAAAAGGCCGAATGGCCCGAGAGGGCTACGCGGAAGCGCGAATGGGTAACGGTCGAAGAGGCGATTTCCCGTATCGATGAACCCGATTTACGTGACCTGTTGCGCGGGGTATCGCAATCGTCCTCCGAGGTTGTGGGGCGAATTTAA
- a CDS encoding PP2C family protein-serine/threonine phosphatase — translation MALPELTVRQVMDTDPVTVAPDCTVQEVLRLMNQRRIGSVLVIRDEDHLAGIFTERDLLRRVAGAVPGWREYPVSQWMTSDPYTIGPDVGWDEAVGKMHKLRVRHMPVIEDGRVIGIISTRLLMSRRTEYLNRKVEERTAELKHANDQLIARDAELLFNIRAAGRLQNKVLLPGAPPDWPELRWAVHFAPLDHLGGDYYDFAVPDADHLGFLIADASGHSIPAAMVAIMTRFAFAQASAASIRPGAVLTEMNRRLQELTEERFVTAFYGVYDRRTGVFRYATAGHPHPLRFEAKSGAVKPLVADGFLLGVIPDEVYAEREVVLEAGDKVFFYTDGLHEARNEIGEMFGTARLIDCLTSCGGEPANDVLRHVLACQQAFCGSNPSTDDVTLAVMDIVP, via the coding sequence ATGGCGCTCCCCGAACTCACTGTCCGCCAGGTGATGGACACAGACCCCGTCACCGTCGCACCCGACTGCACGGTCCAGGAAGTCCTCCGGCTCATGAACCAGCGGCGGATCGGGTCCGTACTCGTGATCCGGGACGAAGACCACCTGGCGGGCATCTTTACCGAACGCGATCTTCTCAGACGGGTTGCGGGAGCCGTCCCGGGGTGGCGAGAGTATCCGGTTTCGCAGTGGATGACGTCCGACCCCTACACGATCGGCCCGGATGTCGGCTGGGACGAGGCGGTCGGGAAGATGCACAAGCTGCGGGTCCGCCACATGCCGGTGATCGAGGACGGACGGGTGATCGGGATCATTTCCACCAGGCTCCTTATGTCCCGCCGTACCGAGTATCTGAACCGAAAGGTTGAAGAGCGAACGGCCGAACTGAAACACGCGAACGACCAGCTCATCGCCCGGGACGCTGAGCTTCTCTTCAACATCCGGGCCGCCGGACGTCTCCAGAACAAAGTCTTGCTGCCCGGCGCGCCGCCCGACTGGCCCGAATTGCGGTGGGCGGTCCACTTCGCCCCGCTCGATCACCTGGGCGGAGACTACTACGATTTTGCCGTCCCGGACGCCGACCACCTCGGGTTTCTGATCGCGGACGCGAGCGGGCACAGCATCCCGGCCGCCATGGTGGCGATCATGACCCGGTTCGCGTTCGCCCAGGCGTCGGCCGCGAGTATTCGCCCGGGAGCGGTCCTGACCGAAATGAATCGCCGGCTCCAGGAACTGACGGAGGAGCGCTTCGTAACCGCGTTCTACGGCGTTTACGACCGCCGGACCGGCGTATTTCGGTACGCGACCGCCGGACACCCGCACCCTCTACGATTCGAGGCCAAGAGCGGGGCGGTCAAGCCGCTCGTTGCCGACGGGTTCTTACTCGGGGTGATACCCGACGAAGTGTACGCCGAGCGGGAAGTGGTCTTGGAAGCTGGGGATAAGGTCTTCTTTTACACGGACGGCCTGCACGAGGCCCGCAACGAGATCGGCGAGATGTTCGGTACGGCCCGGTTAATCGACTGCCTGACGAGTTGCGGGGGCGAACCGGCCAACGACGTCCTGCGCCACGTTCTGGCCTGCCAACAAGCCTTCTGCGGCTCGAACCCGTCAACGGACGATGTGACGCTTGCCGTCATGGACATTGTGCCATGA
- a CDS encoding 3-methyladenine DNA glycosylase, which translates to MFDRSLSRDEWQTRRAAYLARVRTWAEDRLRRTSRREKHPVYDFLFEYYSFRPAYLLRWSPGFGIRLEEATSDDLDWRQGFTPCDGGQVLPGATFPRHRIEYLRWATAYLAATAAREPAFGCFGLHEWAMVYQETNVRHGRVPLRLSRAETEAVVDSAAVKCTHFDAFRFFTAAAVPLNRIALTRATTTAHDQAGCVHVNMDLYKFAFVVAPYTSSEILADAFDLARAARELDMRASPYDLTALGFAPIRIETRDGREEYIEKQREIYQQGTPVRERVLAEYRRLASVISESKGTNGA; encoded by the coding sequence GTGTTTGATCGATCGCTATCGCGCGACGAATGGCAGACGCGACGGGCGGCGTACCTCGCGCGGGTACGCACGTGGGCGGAGGATCGCCTGCGACGAACAAGTCGCCGCGAAAAACACCCGGTTTACGACTTCCTGTTCGAATATTACTCGTTCCGACCTGCTTACCTACTCCGCTGGTCTCCTGGATTCGGTATTCGCCTGGAGGAAGCAACGTCGGACGACCTCGACTGGCGGCAGGGCTTCACTCCCTGCGATGGCGGGCAGGTGTTGCCGGGCGCGACGTTTCCGCGGCACCGGATCGAATACCTCCGTTGGGCGACCGCGTATCTCGCTGCCACCGCCGCCCGCGAGCCCGCGTTCGGGTGTTTCGGACTGCACGAGTGGGCGATGGTTTACCAGGAAACGAACGTCCGGCACGGGCGTGTGCCGCTGCGCCTCAGCCGTGCCGAGACCGAAGCCGTAGTCGATTCCGCTGCCGTGAAATGCACCCACTTCGATGCGTTCCGCTTCTTCACCGCGGCAGCCGTACCGTTGAACCGCATCGCCTTAACCCGCGCGACGACCACCGCGCATGACCAGGCCGGGTGCGTCCACGTAAACATGGACCTATACAAATTCGCGTTCGTGGTCGCGCCGTACACGTCGAGCGAAATCCTCGCCGATGCGTTCGATCTGGCGCGGGCGGCCCGGGAACTCGACATGCGAGCCAGCCCCTACGACCTCACGGCCCTGGGCTTCGCGCCGATTCGCATCGAGACGCGAGATGGTCGGGAAGAATACATCGAGAAGCAGCGGGAGATCTACCAGCAGGGAACGCCGGTCCGCGAACGGGTACTGGCGGAATACCGCCGGTTGGCATCTGTAATTAGCGAGTCGAAGGGGACAAACGGAGCCTGA
- a CDS encoding AAA family ATPase, whose amino-acid sequence MLKSLTLDGIGPVRKLSADFGSRLNVLTGDNGLGKSFLLDVCFWALTGTWPGGRVALPDPNGPGKKGTPVIVYQSVTGNGQPRTKNSTFDFHSQTWTKPRNRSVSPGLVIYAAVDGSFAVWDPARNYLRDPMSGIKKGDEQPKAFQFTPQTLAEGLPDGSCEGLERDWVNWYLEQSINPKSSPFNILESVVSLLSHPTEPMVCGEPKQVFVDQMRKSPVLTMPYGDVPYPQWSAGVRRVIGFAYLLVWTWFAHVRAAQLRNETPTKQLVLIVDELEAHLHPKWQRTILPALLQVVSKLEAELELQVFAATHSPLILASLEPHFDRERDKLFWFDLDETSVHFRNYPWTNYGDVVGWLTSDIFGLQQARSNEAESAIGAAKAFLRGEHVALPAGLKTKQQIDNRLRQLLGGQDPFLVRWHISTGSNGQ is encoded by the coding sequence ATGTTAAAATCGCTGACACTCGACGGGATCGGTCCCGTTCGCAAACTTTCGGCCGACTTCGGCAGCAGACTCAATGTTCTTACCGGCGATAACGGGTTAGGTAAATCGTTCCTGCTCGATGTGTGTTTCTGGGCGTTGACCGGGACTTGGCCCGGGGGTCGGGTTGCCTTGCCCGATCCGAATGGCCCAGGCAAAAAAGGGACGCCCGTCATTGTTTACCAGTCCGTGACCGGAAACGGTCAACCGAGGACAAAAAATTCCACATTCGATTTTCATTCCCAAACTTGGACCAAGCCGAGGAATCGCTCTGTCTCGCCCGGCTTGGTCATCTACGCCGCCGTGGACGGCAGTTTCGCCGTTTGGGATCCCGCACGCAACTATTTGCGTGACCCTATGAGTGGGATCAAGAAAGGCGACGAGCAGCCCAAAGCTTTTCAGTTCACGCCCCAAACGCTCGCCGAAGGGTTGCCCGACGGTTCTTGCGAAGGACTCGAACGTGACTGGGTTAATTGGTATCTCGAACAGTCAATTAATCCGAAATCGAGCCCGTTTAATATTCTAGAAAGTGTCGTATCATTGCTCTCTCACCCAACGGAGCCGATGGTTTGTGGCGAGCCGAAACAGGTCTTCGTAGATCAGATGCGTAAATCTCCGGTTCTGACCATGCCTTACGGTGACGTGCCGTATCCACAGTGGTCGGCCGGCGTTCGCCGGGTTATCGGATTCGCCTATCTGCTCGTTTGGACGTGGTTCGCCCACGTTCGGGCCGCTCAATTACGCAACGAAACGCCGACTAAACAGCTCGTCCTGATCGTCGACGAACTCGAAGCGCACCTTCACCCAAAATGGCAAAGAACGATTCTTCCGGCCTTGCTACAGGTGGTTAGCAAACTGGAAGCGGAACTTGAACTACAAGTCTTCGCGGCCACGCACTCCCCACTCATTCTGGCCTCACTTGAACCCCACTTCGACAGGGAACGGGACAAATTGTTCTGGTTCGACCTGGACGAAACGTCGGTGCATTTCCGTAATTACCCGTGGACAAACTACGGAGATGTCGTCGGTTGGTTGACATCAGATATTTTCGGTTTGCAACAAGCCCGATCGAACGAAGCGGAATCCGCCATCGGGGCAGCCAAGGCGTTCCTTAGGGGCGAGCACGTAGCTCTGCCGGCCGGTTTAAAGACAAAACAGCAGATCGACAATAGGTTGCGACAACTGCTCGGAGGGCAAGACCCGTTTCTCGTTCGCTGGCATATTTCCACGGGATCGAACGGGCAATGA